The genomic region GGCCTCGTCATTGAGTCCGGCGAGCCGCGTGAGATCGCGCACTTCTCGCTCCTGTTCGGCTACGGCGCCGTAGCAATCAACCCGTACCTGGCCTACGAGACGCTGGCACAGATGGTCGCTGGCGACCAGTTCCTGCAGAACGTCGACTACGCGACCGCCGAGGCGAACTTCAACAAGGCGATCAGCAAGGGCGTTGTGAAGGTCATGTCCAAGATGGGCATCTCCACCCTGCAGAGTTATCGCGGCGCGCAGATATTCGAGGCGGTCGGCCTCTCCAATGATTTCGTCAACAAGTACTTTGCCTGGACCGTCTCCCGCATCGGCGGCGTGGGCATTGAGCATATCGAGGAAGAGAGCCGGACGCGGCATGCCTATGCGTACCTGGACCGCAAGGTCAAGGGCAACCCGGAGCTCAAGGTCGGCGGGCAGTACCAGTGGCGCAACGAAGGGGAGTACCACATGTGGAACCCCGACACCATCGCCACGCTGCAGTTCGCCGCGAGGACGAACAACCCGAAGACGTTCAAAGAGTTCAGCGACTTCGTCGACAACCAGAACAGGAGCCTGTGCACGATACGCGGACTGCTTGACTTCAAGAAGGCCGAGAAGCCTGTCGCCCTCGAAGAGGTTGAGCCGGCGAAGGAGATTGTGAAGCGGTTCGCCACCGGCGCGGCGTCGCTCGGCTCCATCAGCCGCGAGGCGCACGAGACGATGGCTATAGCGATGAACCGCGTCGGCGGGCGCAGCAACACCGGAGAGGGCGGCGAGGACTTTCACCGATATACCAAGGACGCCAACGGCGACTCCCGCAGCAGCGCGATCAAGCAGGTGGCCTCCGGCCGCTTCGGCGTGACCGCCAACTACCTGGCCAACGCGACCGACCTGCAGATCAAGATGGCGCAGGGCTCCAAGCCCGGCGAGGGCGGCCAGCTTCCCGGCCACAAGGTGGACGAGTACATCGGCTGGGTGCGCAACTCCACCCCGGGCGTCGAGCTCATATCGCCGCCTCCGCACCACGACATCTACTCAATTGAGGACCTGGCGCAGCTCATCTTCGACCTGAAGAACTCGAACCCGGCCGCGCGCATCCACGTGAAGCTCGTCTCCGAGGCGGGCGTGGGCACCATCGCGGCGGGCGTTGCCAAGGGCCACGGCGACGTGGTGCTCATCAGCGGCGACTCGGGCGGCACTGGAGCGTCCCCGGAATCTTCAATCAAGAACGCCGGCCTGCCGTGGGAGCTCGGCGTCGCCGAAGCCCAGCAGGTGTTGGTAATGAACGACCTCCGCGGCCGCATCGTCGTCCAGACGGACGGCCAGCTCAAGACGGGCCGCGACGTTGCGGTGGCGTGCCTGCTCGGGGCGGAGGAGTTCGGCTTCGCAACCGCGCCGCTCATCGTTATGGGCTGCATCATGCTTCGCAAGTGCCACCTGAACACCTGCTCCGTCGGCATCGCCACCCAGGACCCGGCGCTGCGCAAGAAGTTCGCGGGACAGCCCGAGCACGTCATCAACTACTTCTTCTTCGTCGCCGAGCAGCTCCGCCAGGTGATGGCCGAGATGGGCTTCCGCACGGTGGATGAGATGGTCGGGCGCGTCGACAGGCTGGACACAAAGCGCGCCATCGAGCACTGGAAGGCGAAGGGGCTGGACTTCTCCGGCCTGCTGCACATGCCGAAGGTGCCGAAGGGCGTGGCAACGCACCACAAGCAGGACCAGGACCACGGCATGTGGAAGGTCCTCGACCGCAAGCTGATCGAGAGGTCGAAGCAGGCCATCGAACACAAGCAGCAGGTGTCCTTCGATCTGCCGATCCGCAACGCCAACCGCTCCACCGGCACGATGCTGAGCTACGAGATAGCCAAGCGCTACGGCGAGGAGGGGCTGCCCGAGGACACGATCAAGATCAGGTTCAAGGGCTCCGCCGGTCAGAGCTTCGCGGCGTTCCTGGCAAAGGGCGTCACCTTCCACCTTGAGGGTGACGGCAACGACTACTTCTGCAAGGGCCTCTCCGGCGGCAAGGTGATAGTCACGCCTAAGACAGGCTCACACCTGCAGGCCGACAGGAACGTTATCGCAGGCAACGTGGCGCTGTACGGCGCCACCGGCGGCAAAGCATTCATCCACGGCGTCGTGGGCGAGCGCTTCGCGGTCCGCAGCAGCGGCGCGGAGGCGGTCGTAGAGGCCGTCGGCGACCACGGGTGCGAGTACATGACCCGCGGCCGCGTGGTGGTGCTCGGACCCACGGGCCGCAACTTCGCTGCAGGCATGAGCGGAGGCGAGGCATACGTGCTGAACGAGTCGGGCCGGTTCGAGTCGCTGTGCAACACGGAGATGGTGGACCTTGAGCCAGTCACCGCTCCTGAGGATATCGAGACGCTGCGCTCGCTTGTATACGAGCACTTCTGCCACACAGGCAGCGCGACAGCCAAGCGCGTGCTGGACAACTGGGCGACGACGCTCCCGAAGTTCGTAAAGGTTATGCCGCGGGACTACAAGCGCGTTCTGGCGCAGCGCAAGGCAAAGGCGCAAGACCGGGTAGCCGTGCAGGCGGGGGACTAAAGAGATTTAATGGGAAAGCCTACCGGTTTCATTGAGCTTAAGAAGGTGCCTCTGCCGAAGCGCCCGGTAAAAGAGCGCGTCGGCGACTACAAAGAGTTCCTCAAGGACTGGGACGAGAAGACCGCCAGAGAGCAGGGCGCGCGGTGCATGAACTGCTCCGTCCCCTTCTGCCACAAGGGCTGCCCGCTTGGCAACCTCATTCCGGACTGGAACGACCTGGTATACCGCGGCCGGTGGGAGCAGGCGCTCACAGCCCTTCACGCCACGAACAACTTCCCGGAGTTCACAGGCCGCGTCTGCCCCGCGCCGTGCGAGGCATCCTGCGTGCTGGCGATCAACCAGGACCCGGTGACGATCGAGTACATCGAGAAGAGCATCGCCGACCGCGGGTGGAAGGAAGGCTGGATCAAGCCCGAGCCGCCGACGTCGCGCACCGGCAAGAAGGTAGCCGTCGTCGGCTCCGGCCCTGCGGGCCTCGCTGCCGCGCAGCAGATCAACCGCGCCGGCCATTCGGTGACGGTGTTCGAGCGGGCGGACTACATCGGCGGCCTGCTTCGCCTCGGCATACCGGACTTCAAGCTGGAGAAGCAGGTAGTCCAGCGCCGGGTGGACCAGATGGAGGCGGAGGGCGTCACATTCCAGACCGGCGTGGAGGTCGGCAAGACCTTCCCGGCTGAGAAGCTCCTCAATGAGTACGATGGGGTCGTCCTTACCGGAGGCTCCACGAAGCCGCGCGACCTCCAGGCGCCCGGCCGCGATCTGAAGGGCGTGCACTTCGCAATGGAGTACCTTACCCAGCAAAACCTCATCAACGCCGGCGAAAAGGTCCCGGCGAAGAGCCGGATTTCCGCCGAGGGCAAGCGCGTCATCATCCTCGGCGGCGGCGACACAGGCTCAGACTGCCTGGGCACGGCGCACCGGCAGGGCGCTGAGGTAGTCTACCAGTTTGAGATCATGCCGGAGCCGCCCGCGTCCCGCCGGCCGGACAACCCATGGCCGCAATGGCCCACCATTCTGCGCTCTTCCTCGTCGCACGACGAGGGCGGCGTGCGGGACTACAGCATCCTCACCAAGCGCTTCTCCGGCGCCAACGGCAAGCTTGAGAAGATTCACGCTGTGAAGGTGGAGTGGGGCGCGCCCGACGCTTCCGGCCGCCCGACGATGCACGAGATCGACGGCAGCGAGTTCGAGATGGAGACCGACCTTGTCCTCCTCGCGATGGGCTTCCTCTACCCCGAGCCGGACGGCATGCTCGCCCAGCTTGGCGTCCAGCTCGACCGGCGCGGCAACGTGGTCACCACCGCGGACAAGATGACCAGTGTGCCCGGCATCTTCGCCGCGGGGGACATGGCGCGCGGGCAGTCACTGGTGGTGTGGGCGCTTGCCGAGGGCAGGGAGGCCGCGCGCGGCGTGGACAAGTACCTCATGGGGAAGACCAGCCTCCGGCCGGTGCTCTCCACGAGATAGAACAGCCAAACAGCCGAAGACCCCCTCTCTGTATCTCTCCCCCGGTGGGGGAGAGGAAAACCAAGAGCGTCCCTGCGGGAGGCTCCGAGAAGCAGCCCTGAAGGGGCACTTTCTCTCTTCCCCCTCCGGGGGAAGAATACAAGAAGGGGGTCTTTGGCTGTTCGGCCTTCAGTCTGTTCCTCTGTTTACCTATCCCAATCCCCGCCCCAATACTCCTTGGCAAAAACATCGTTACCCCTTTAGAGTATCGAAGTTTGGTTGACTTACGTGGTATAACCGATATAGGTGGGCGTCTTATCGTTAGCCTGCTTGACACCATTTCGGCCCGTAACCTGCGTTACGAAGACCCCTTACCCCCACACACGCTTACGGGAGCGCAAGTACTATGAACAAAGAAGAGCGAATACAACAAATCGCATACGAACTATGGGAAAAGGACGGCCGACCCCATGGAAAGGCAGCTGAGCACTATTACCGCGCCGAACGGATCTGGATGGCTGAGACACAGCAGAACGGTGATAACGGCGGCTCCCCTGCCTCATCGATTGCTCCGGTCATGACGGGCACGCCGGCGACGCCGTCTGCACGACGCGCGGCGCCAACCAAAAAGCCGACCAAAAATAGGCACGATTCCGCACTTCAACGTTCGTGATTAGAGGCCCGACTATACGCCCTTCGCCGCGATAAATGCCGCCAGGTCTGCCGTACGGCAGCTATAGCCCCACTCGTTGTCGTACCAGCCGACGACTTTCACCAGGTTCCCGCCCATAGACATCGTCGACAGGCCGTCGATGATGCTGCTGTTGGGGTTCCTGATAATGTCGCTGCTGACGATCGGCTCCTCGGTGTACTCGACGATGCCCTTAAGCGCGCCCGCCGCTGCGTCCTTATAGGCCTGGTTGATCTCCACAGGCGAAGCGTTCTTCTTGAGGTTGACGACCAGGTCCGTCACGGAGCCGGTGGGCGTGGGCACGCGGAAGGCCATGCCGTGGATCTTGCCGTTGAGGTCCGGCAGCACCAGGCCCACAGCCTTGGCCGCGCCGGTCGTTGTGGGGATGATGTTCACCGCGGCCGCGCGGGCGCGGCGCATGTCCTCGTGCACCTGGTCCAGGATCTTCTGGTCGTTCGTGTACGAATGAATAGTCGTCATGAGGCCGCGCTCGATGACGAAGTTGTCGTGCAGGACCTTGGCCATGGTCGCGACGCAGTTGGTTGTGCAGGATGCGTTCGAGATGATGTTGTGCTTCTTCGGGTCGTAGCTCTTCTCGTTGACGCCCAGCACAAGAGTCGCGTCCTCGCCCTTCGCCGGGGCGGAGATGATGACCTTTTTGGCGCCGCCCTCACGGTGACCGCCCGCCTTGGCAGCATCGGTAAACCGGCCAGTGGACTCTACGACGATGTCCACGCCGTAGTCTCGCCAGGCCAGCTTCGCCGGGTCCGTCCCCTGCATAACCTTGACGGAGTGCCCGTCGATGACAAGCTCCTTCTCTTTGGCCTCTACTTTGCCGGCGTATACGCCGTAGTTAGAGTCGTATTTGAACAGGTGGGCGTTCGTCTTCGTGTCCGCGAGGTCGTTGACGGCCACAACCTCGAGCTTGCCGGGGTGGCGCTCCATCATGGCGCGCAGCACCTGCCGGCCGATGCGCCCAAACCCGTTGATACCGACGCGAGTTGCCATTACTTACACCTCGTTGTGAATCATTCCGGAGCGGTTCATCTCTGGGCATAAACCTCGAACATCACCCATTATAAGCTCAATTCGGCTTATCACAAGGCAGGTGTGACGCGTAGCGTCACGGGCCCATAAGGCTCTTCACCGTCTTTAGTAGCTCCTCCGCGCCCTTCAGCGCCTCACGCGCTTCGTCTGGGTCATCATAGACTTGAAAGGGCACTCCCCCCTGGAAGCGCATCGGGATAGCGTGTCGGCGAATAGTATTTATCCAGTCGGTTTGCCAGATTTACAAAAGCCTCGAGAGGCGGAAAGGAACTTTTCAGATCGGCGACGAGCTCCACCAGAGAGTGCCCTCGAGCCGTCCTGTCGCCACGGTGATATGCCAGCGCCTTCAAACATTTCTCCGCCGTTTGATGGGAGACAAACAGGACATGTGAGTGAAACCCGCCGCTCAGAGAATGCTTGGCGATCGCTAACTCGTGTTCCGCCTGAAGGAACCATCGGCGTGCCTCACCCGGGCTATTCTTCATATATCACGACGCCTTGCTGGACAGCGTCCTCAAGAAATGCTCTACCTTCGGCAAGCATGGTGTCAAACTCTTGCGGAGTGTAGATAAGAACATCCATCGCTCTGGGCCACGCTTGAATAAGGCCTTCGAATAGCTCGTATCTCCTGGTCCACTTCAAATCGGTATCCACGACGATGATCAAATCGATGTCGCTGTACCTGTCCGCTATCCCATTTGCGTATGACCCGAAAAGAATGGCTTTAATTGCGCCGCCGCGCCTGAGGATTGGCGCGAACGCCTCCTTGATCTCGTCTATAGTCGGAATCCCCGTGAGCACCTTCGTGGGATTTGTCTGCATACAGGACCTACCTACACCTTCTTCTTGAGGAACCTGTCGTACGCGCTCATGCCGGCGTAAACGGCCCTGTCCTGGAGCTCTCCCTCAATACGGAGAATGCGGTTGTACTTGGCTGTCCGCTCTCCCCTGGCAGGCGCTCCCGTCTTGATCTGGCCCGCGGATACGCCCACGGCCAGGTCCGCAATGGTAGTATCTTCCGTCTCCCCTGAACGGTGGCTCACGACGGCGTTCCAGCCTGCCTGCCGGGTTGTCCGTATCGCCTCCAGCGTTTCGGAAACGGTGCCAATCTGGTTGAGCTTGATGAGGACTGCGTTCGCGGCCTTGCGCTCTATGCCCTGTTTGATTATTTTCGGGTTGGTCGTGAACAGGTCGTCGCCGACGAGCTGCACCCTGTCGCCGATGCGCTGGGTGAGCGCGGCCCACCCTTCCCAGTCCCCCTCCGCCAGACCGTCCTCGATGCTGATGATTGGGAAGTCGCGGACCCACTTCTCGTACATATCCACCATCTGCGCCGAAGTGAGTGTTGCGCCGTCCCTTGCAAGAGTGTACTTGCCGTCGGCCCAGAGCTCCGTCGCGGCCACGTCCAGGCCCATGAATACCTGCTTGCCGGGCGTGTACCCCGCCCGCTCGATGGCCTTGAGCACCAGCTCAAGAGACTCGCGGTTTGATGCCACCTTGAACGCAAAGCCGCCCTCATCGCCCACCGCCGTGCCCATGTGGCGCTCTTTCACGATCTTCTTCAGCGCCTGGTATATCTCCGAGCCTGCGCGGACCGCTTCGCGGAAGGACGCCACCCCTGCCGGGAGGACCATGAACTCCTGCATGTCGGCCGACTGCTCGGCGTGCTTGCCGCCGTTGAAAATGTTGAGCATAGGTGCCGGCAGCGTTATCGCGCCGTCCTTCGCAAAGTGCCTGTAGAGCGGCAACCCCTCCGCCATGGCCGCCGCGTGTGCGGCAGCCATGGAGACGCCCAGCATGGCGTTGGCGCCGAGGCGCGACTTGTTTTCCATGCCGTCCAGCTTGATGAGAAGGTCGTCCAGCGCCGCCTGGTCGAGGACGGACTTGCCCACGAGCGCGGCGGAGATCTCCTCGCGGACGCTCTTGATCGCCTTGAGCACGCCGTTGCCGCCGTAGCGCGACTTATCGCCGTCCCGGAGCTCCAGCGCCTCGTTAGCGCCCGTGCTGGCCCCGGACGGCACGGCGGCGCGCCCGATGAGCCCATTCGACGTAATCAGGTCTACCTCAATCGTCGGGTTGCCTCGGGAGTCGAGTATCTCCCTTGCATTCAGCCTTGCAATCGTGCTCAACATGACACCTCGTTATGGTCTCAGTACCGCCTCGCGGCCTTTGCGGGCCTCTCCACAGCCAGCGCCAGAGCCTTTTCGACGGCCTCCGCAGGGGTGGCGGCCGTCACAATGCCCGGGTCAGGCTCGCCGCCTCGCCTCAGCTCCCAGCTTCCCAGGCCGATCACCGGGATTCCGGTGTCCAGCGCCAGCGCGATCTCCGACAGGGTGCCGTAGAACCCTCCGACGGCGATAACCGCCCGGCCCGACTTGACAACGACAACGTTCCTGCCGTTTCCGAGGCCGGTGCAGATGGGGTAGTCCACCCATGGGTTGGCGTCGGTGGGGTCGTTGCCGGGAAGAATTCCGATCGTACAGCCGCTGGCGGACTTCGCGCCTTTGCAGGCAGCCGCCATCACCCCGGGGCCGCCCCCGCAGACGAGCGTGATCCCGCGGCGGCCGAGCTCGGCGCCTACCTGCTCGGCGAGCGCCTCTATCTCCGGCGTGGGCCTCCCTGCGCCGACAACCGATATCATCACGGGTGACACCCCGTCGCGGCGGATGTATACATATCGACAGGCCGCGCCTGTCCCATTGTTACACCGGAAATAGCGGATGTCTACACAGCTTTACGGGTGTGAGTGGCCGCGCACCTGGCTAGGTGCCGGTAGAAATGCTTTATTGAATACCTGCGAAGTAGCCACAATTAATTCATCGGCAATTGCGCGCATTTTCACAAAACAAAAGCGTTCCGATTTCGCGGAACGCCTCTCGAATTATCTATTCAATTGTAGTCCATCGGCCCTGCAATTTCAGTATTCACTACTGAAGGACCGCGCCCGTGAAGGGCATTTGCGGTGTGTCCCTATCGTTACGCAGGGCTCCCGGTTTCGCAAACCCTTACCGGCTGTATCACCCTGTTCCTGTACTATCCTGCCACGCCGGTAAGGGAATGAGAAGGAAACTTCCAGCACTGATGCGTCGCCATTAGTTGTCTAGCCAACTCATCCCTCCCTTCGGCTTGATCTTTCTTGAAGAAGCTCATCGCTTCTTCAAGTTCATACTACTACCAGACCCGCTTTTGTCAACGTTAATGCGCCGCATATTTTGAAATGTGACGCTCAAAGCTGCACGATTCATCGACGAATTCCGCAACACCAAATGTGTGAATTCCGTCACAGACACTGCGCCACTGCCGCCACGTGCGCCGGAGTGGTGCCGCAGCACCCTCCTACTACCCGCGCGCCCATGGCCCGCCACTTCTCCGCGTACGCCGCATGCACCTCCGGCGTGAATTCAGAATCCCCGACCACGTTGGGATACGCTCCGAAAGCCACGTCGAACTCCTCGATGAGCTTCGGCAGCGCAGCGGAGATCGCGTCCGGCCTGCTGCACATCGCCAGGACCGCCGATACGCCGGTCCCTGCCAGCGACTCAGCAAGCCGGCCGAAGGACTCCCCGCTCGCCATCAGTCCGCCCTCGGTCACGTTGCACACACCAAGGAGCACTGGAACGCCGAGGCCGGAGACCGACCGCACAGCCAGCACGCATTCCGCGACGCTGCTGTGGTACTCAAGCAGCAGAGCATCCACGCCCGCGCCCGCAAGAATCCGCGCCTGTTCGATATAGTCACGCGCCGCCCTTTCAGGCGCTATCGGCGCGCCCCGTGGTTTGGGCGGCGATATGCTGCCGGCGACATACGCCCCGGGCTTCACCGAGTCACGCGCACGCACCGCTATCTCCACGGCGCGGACGTTGATCTCCTCCAGGCGGCCGGCCATCTCCGGGATCCCGCGAAAGTCGAACTTCGCCCTGTTGGTGTTGAAGGTGTTGGTGGTGATGATGTCCGCGCCCGCTCGCAGGTAGTCCTCGTGCAGCGACTGGAGCTCTGCCGGCGCGTCCAGTACAGCGGTGGCCGATCGCGACGCTATGCCCTTCCTTACCGTGCCGTCGGACTCGCGCGAGTCGATGACGCCGCGCCTCTTGAGCTCGGTAGAGATCGCCCCGTCCAGCACCATAGCGCCGGCGGCGAGCCTGGTGACAAGGTCCGGTCGTGACATCGCCGAACACCTCCCGGTCTGAATTTACCGTCAGGCTCCCCCCATGCCCTCCCACAGCCCTTCGAAGAAGCTGCGCGCGTTCACCCCCAGCGTCCGCAAGTGGTATCCGCCCTCCTGCACGACCAGCGTCGGCAGGCGAAACGCGCCTATCGCTTGCCCGTTGCGCCTGAAGTCCTCCGCCCGGAGCAGCCACGTCCCGGCAGGGTCATTGCGCGCCGTATCCAGCCCGAGAGCGACGACAATGCAGGCCGGACCGAATTCCTCCGCGCGCCGGACAAGCCTGTCCAGCGCGCGTCGGTACGCGTCGCCGTCTACCCCCTCCATCAGCGGTACGTTGAGATTGAACCCTTCACCCGCGCCGGTGCCGGTCTCATCTTCAAAACCGCTGAAGTACGGGAACGCCACGCTCGGATGGCCGTGGATGGACATCGTCAGCACGTCATTGCGCCGGTAGAAGATCTCCTGCTGGCCGTTACCGTGATGGTAGTCCAGGTCAAAGACCGCCACCTTGCCGCGACGGCTCAGGTAGTTGGCCGCCACAGCGAGGGAGTTGAAGTAGCAGTACCCCCCAAAGTACCGGTGCTCCGCGTGGTGTCCCGGTGGCCGAATCAGGGCATACGCCGCCCGCGCCCCGTCCAGCATCGCCTCTGCCGCCGTCAATGCGCAGTCGACAGACTTCCTCGCCGTCACGTATCCGTTGCGCGTTATAGGCGTGAAGGTATCCAGGGAGTAGTAGGGCGCCTGCAACGTCAGGTCCGCAGGCAGCCTGTCCCTGTTCCTGATGGGCACTATGGAAGGCAGCAGCTCTTCGCCAGGCTCCAGGCAATTGATTACGTCCCCCATGAACCGGAAGAAGGCGGAGTCGTGGACAGCCAGGATGGGGTCTTCTCCGAATTGCCGGAGGGGCAGCCTGTCCCAGATCGGCATCGCTTCGACGCCGGCCAAAAGCGCGCGCAGCCGCTGCGGCGTCTCCTTGTAATCACGGTCACGCACGCGATGGACTTCGTGGCCGTCGCTGACGACCAGTCCGAAAAGCCGCGAGTCCACTGCGTTAGCCATTCGCGTTTACCTCTCCCCATCCGTCACGCCTCATCTAACCACACGGGCAGCGGGCTTTCAATGAACAATACTAGGCCGCGGCGAGTGCCACGGCCTAGTTGCCATCAGCGTGTATTCTGGGCGCCCCGGTGAATGCCGCCCTTATCGGTCCTTCTTCTTTTTCGACTCCACCGTATTCGAGAAGGTGTCCGTATCCGCGACCGTGCCATTTTCGTTGTAGCTGGTCACTGTCAGGTTCACCTTATCAAAGCTCAGCGCTAACCTCTTCCCATGGTCGCGGTACTTGTCGATCTGAACGTTCTCAAACTCGTAGGCTATCCGCACCACGGTCCCATCTTTCAGGGTCGAATCGATGTTCAGGTTCACGGTATCGAACATCGTACCGTCATCAGCCGCCGCAGCCAGGGCCGGGTCCGAAGAGTCCGGGACTTTGATTAGCTGGGCAATCCTGAGCTTGCTGAGCATCTTCTCTATCCGGTTCTTATTGCCTTTTCCGGGCTTTGGCTCAGCGATCTTCTCGAGCTTCTTCTGTACCTTCTCGACGTCACTCCAGTCGATATAACCTGGGTCTGTCGAGTCACCGTCCACTCCGTCGAACTTCACGTGAATCCCCGGGTCCGGAAGCGTTCCGCCGCCGCCCGGCAAGGTGCCGCCACCGCCAGGAAGTGTCCCGCCTCCACCGGGCAAGGTGCCGCCGTCCCCAGGGAGCGTACCGTCCGCAAACACCGGGCTCCGGCCCAGGCCGGAAAATACAACTAACCCCATAACCGCTACCGCTAGAAACGCCGCGAGCAAATAACCTCTGCCTATCCCAATTGCCTTCATTCTCAACCTCCACACCAGTTTTCCGCATCAGGCAATGGCCGTTCACCGGGGATCTCACCCCACGCCGGTCACACCCAAATCAGATGGCTTGGCACCATTTCTATCGCGGGATGGGAACTATATCAATCCCTGACTAAAACGTGCGCTCACTTACGTGGTTTTCCAGGAGGGCGCTTACGTGGAAACGCGGTGTCCATGGGCGGGAGAGGCCATACGGTGTCTACGTGTTGATTACCGCTTACCGTCTTCGATCCGGCCCAGCAGTCTAAGTAGTC from SAR202 cluster bacterium harbors:
- a CDS encoding homocysteine S-methyltransferase family protein codes for the protein MSRPDLVTRLAAGAMVLDGAISTELKRRGVIDSRESDGTVRKGIASRSATAVLDAPAELQSLHEDYLRAGADIITTNTFNTNRAKFDFRGIPEMAGRLEEINVRAVEIAVRARDSVKPGAYVAGSISPPKPRGAPIAPERAARDYIEQARILAGAGVDALLLEYHSSVAECVLAVRSVSGLGVPVLLGVCNVTEGGLMASGESFGRLAESLAGTGVSAVLAMCSRPDAISAALPKLIEEFDVAFGAYPNVVGDSEFTPEVHAAYAEKWRAMGARVVGGCCGTTPAHVAAVAQCL
- a CDS encoding histone deacetylase family protein, with amino-acid sequence MANAVDSRLFGLVVSDGHEVHRVRDRDYKETPQRLRALLAGVEAMPIWDRLPLRQFGEDPILAVHDSAFFRFMGDVINCLEPGEELLPSIVPIRNRDRLPADLTLQAPYYSLDTFTPITRNGYVTARKSVDCALTAAEAMLDGARAAYALIRPPGHHAEHRYFGGYCYFNSLAVAANYLSRRGKVAVFDLDYHHGNGQQEIFYRRNDVLTMSIHGHPSVAFPYFSGFEDETGTGAGEGFNLNVPLMEGVDGDAYRRALDRLVRRAEEFGPACIVVALGLDTARNDPAGTWLLRAEDFRRNGQAIGAFRLPTLVVQEGGYHLRTLGVNARSFFEGLWEGMGGA